In Fluviispira sanaruensis, a genomic segment contains:
- the abc-f gene encoding ribosomal protection-like ABC-F family protein, which yields MIRIENLTKGYAAKTLFQNTTYHFPEAERVALVGPNGAGKSTLLNIICGIDEADSGQILKPAKVNLGYLPQEPNAHPKATLLEECVDGAIKLRELKKQLDHILEQMEENYSEEVHKKYEKIENDFREAGGYALEARAKGILLGLGFQDFLFSKNPKELSGGWRMRLELARVFLNDPDFLVLDEPTNHLDLPSLIWVEKFLQSFQGTLLFVSHDRALLNRLSTVTLHLNNGKLTPYKGNFDSFLEQREHRLELEAAQADRLKKRMEEVQRFVDRFKAKASKAKQAQSRVKMLARMKELEGTFDLDNAADEISFSLPKTIASGKEVLTIEKLSIGYDKVLSKDIHLKVTRGQKIAIIGPNGIGKSTLLKTISENIRPYDGSFELGHNVSLAFFAQDQLDILDEKLSILENVMRSSAHVSERRARSLLGSFLFRRDDVFKPVKVLSGGEKSRVGLACLLLQEANFLLLDEPTNHLDMSSAEILAQAIDDYEGTVLFVSHDRNFIDSICTHVFAMTNDGRFALFEGKLEDYERLAPLSGFPDILSPDKSLEVAKISDEYTKPIQAKSSDNSREQQQENKKEKLKLEKMKEKIDADILDISEKIKNITSEMESVDHNDYKRLTDLNKQHENFKSLLIKAEEDWLGIEEKLSDLT from the coding sequence ATGATTCGGATCGAGAACTTAACCAAGGGTTACGCTGCAAAAACCTTATTTCAAAATACAACCTATCATTTTCCAGAAGCTGAAAGAGTGGCGTTGGTTGGGCCAAATGGTGCTGGGAAATCAACATTATTAAATATTATCTGTGGAATTGATGAAGCAGACAGTGGGCAAATATTAAAACCAGCAAAGGTAAATCTAGGTTATTTACCTCAGGAGCCGAACGCTCATCCAAAGGCAACTCTCCTTGAAGAGTGTGTGGATGGTGCGATTAAGTTAAGGGAACTCAAAAAACAGCTCGATCATATTCTTGAACAAATGGAAGAAAATTATAGTGAAGAAGTTCATAAAAAATATGAGAAAATTGAAAATGATTTTCGAGAAGCGGGTGGATATGCACTCGAAGCACGTGCGAAAGGAATTTTATTAGGTCTCGGTTTTCAGGATTTTCTGTTCAGCAAAAATCCGAAAGAACTTTCGGGTGGTTGGAGAATGCGTCTTGAATTAGCCCGAGTTTTTTTGAATGACCCAGATTTTTTAGTGCTTGACGAACCGACCAACCACCTAGACTTACCAAGTCTCATTTGGGTGGAGAAATTTTTGCAGAGTTTTCAGGGAACATTATTGTTTGTTTCCCATGATCGTGCACTATTAAATCGTTTGTCCACTGTTACTTTGCATCTTAATAATGGTAAATTAACACCATACAAAGGAAATTTTGATTCTTTTTTAGAGCAACGGGAGCATCGTCTTGAACTCGAAGCAGCGCAAGCCGATAGATTGAAAAAAAGAATGGAAGAAGTTCAACGCTTCGTTGATCGTTTTAAAGCAAAAGCTTCGAAAGCAAAGCAAGCGCAGAGTCGTGTGAAAATGCTTGCACGTATGAAGGAGCTTGAAGGTACATTTGACCTAGATAATGCTGCGGATGAAATTTCTTTTTCTTTACCTAAAACTATTGCAAGTGGTAAGGAAGTATTAACAATTGAAAAACTCAGTATAGGTTATGATAAAGTACTTTCAAAAGATATTCATTTAAAAGTAACAAGAGGACAAAAAATTGCAATTATAGGGCCAAATGGAATTGGGAAATCAACTTTATTAAAAACAATATCTGAAAATATTCGTCCATACGACGGTAGTTTTGAATTGGGGCACAATGTTTCTTTAGCTTTTTTTGCTCAAGATCAGTTAGATATTCTTGATGAAAAATTAAGTATTTTAGAAAATGTTATGAGAAGTTCTGCTCACGTCTCAGAAAGACGTGCCCGCAGTCTGTTGGGAAGTTTTTTGTTTAGACGTGACGATGTTTTCAAACCTGTAAAAGTTTTATCGGGTGGTGAAAAGAGTCGAGTGGGACTTGCCTGCCTTTTACTACAAGAAGCAAATTTTTTATTATTAGATGAACCTACAAATCACTTAGATATGTCAAGTGCTGAAATTTTAGCGCAAGCCATTGATGATTATGAAGGCACTGTACTTTTTGTGAGTCATGATAGAAACTTTATAGACTCCATATGCACACATGTTTTTGCTATGACCAATGACGGACGCTTTGCCTTATTTGAAGGAAAACTTGAAGATTATGAAAGATTAGCTCCATTATCTGGCTTCCCTGATATCTTAAGCCCAGATAAAAGTTTAGAAGTTGCAAAAATATCTGATGAATATACAAAGCCAATTCAAGCAAAGTCTTCTGATAACTCAAGAGAACAACAGCAAGAAAACAAAAAAGAAAAATTAAAGCTTGAAAAAATGAAAGAAAAAATAGATGCAGATATTCTTGATATTAGCGAGAAAATAAAGAATATTACTTCGGAAATGGAAAGTGTTGATCACAATGATTATAAACGTCTTACAGACTTAAATAAACAACATGAAAATTTTAAATCTTTATTAATTAAAGCTGAAGAAGATTGGCTTGGAATTGAAGAGAAACTGAGTGATTTGACATAA
- a CDS encoding alpha/beta fold hydrolase, with the protein MFQERAENIKSFDGNELFFRVYTPAKKEQRESKLDGVVLAVHGFGEHSGRYAHVARAVCSKNLAFAIFDIRGHGKSGPTRGDAENLHAMVLDVIFMTNHVKEILGLTKQKNSFFGLFGHSFGSLLATYAAAHLADSCPPLFLSSPCYGVKQNIPVWKKFLATKVAKFLPNLVAPIGIPPNSLSNNPENNEAARHDHLILTHITARMGSTFLGALDEKKIVQAIRLIRAPATVVAASDDKLVKIEVTKKCVPYFSHNDSSFKVIEGAGHEIFNETEQCRSQAISDLLKWIEKSG; encoded by the coding sequence ATGTTTCAAGAACGTGCAGAAAATATAAAAAGTTTCGATGGAAATGAACTCTTTTTTCGTGTTTACACTCCTGCAAAAAAAGAACAGAGAGAGTCAAAACTGGATGGAGTCGTTCTTGCCGTTCATGGTTTTGGTGAACACAGTGGACGTTATGCGCATGTCGCAAGAGCTGTCTGCTCGAAAAATCTTGCCTTTGCAATTTTTGATATCCGAGGGCATGGTAAATCCGGACCAACACGTGGGGATGCTGAAAATTTACATGCGATGGTTTTAGACGTGATATTTATGACAAATCATGTTAAGGAAATTCTTGGTTTAACAAAACAAAAGAATTCTTTTTTTGGTTTGTTTGGGCACAGTTTTGGCTCTTTACTTGCAACTTATGCAGCAGCGCATTTGGCAGATTCTTGTCCACCGCTTTTTTTAAGTTCGCCTTGTTATGGGGTTAAGCAAAATATTCCTGTTTGGAAAAAATTTCTTGCTACAAAAGTTGCAAAGTTTCTTCCCAATTTGGTGGCTCCTATTGGAATTCCTCCCAATTCCTTATCCAACAATCCCGAAAACAATGAGGCGGCACGGCATGATCATTTAATTTTAACCCATATAACTGCGAGAATGGGAAGTACTTTCCTAGGGGCTCTCGATGAAAAAAAAATTGTCCAAGCAATTCGCCTCATCCGAGCCCCTGCCACAGTTGTTGCCGCTTCGGATGATAAACTCGTAAAAATTGAAGTGACAAAAAAATGCGTACCCTATTTTTCTCATAATGACAGTTCATTCAAAGTCATTGAAGGGGCGGGGCACGAGATTTTTAATGAAACAGAACAATGTCGATCACAAGCTATATCCGATCTTTTAAAATGGATTGAAAAAAGTGGTTGA
- the flgG gene encoding flagellar basal-body rod protein FlgG, translating to MLRSLNTAATGMDSQQRLIDTLSNNMANVNTIGFKGSKAYFHDLLYQNIRAPGLQTTTGTIAPSGIQIGNGSKLVSVEKSFDEGAIKITNKDTDMAIMGKGFFRIQLPDGNIAYTRDGTFRRSADGRIVTSEGLPLLPEIVVPANTLHLGIAIDGVVSAKVSGEYEPRNLGQIQLANFINPAGLNSMGRNLYTATPASGEALVSIPGENGVGTIDQGELETSNVNIVEEMVQLIVGQRAYELNSKVIKTGDEMLASTNQMK from the coding sequence ATGCTTCGCAGTTTAAATACAGCAGCGACTGGTATGGACTCTCAACAAAGATTGATTGACACACTTTCCAACAATATGGCTAACGTCAATACAATTGGATTTAAGGGGAGTAAAGCCTATTTCCATGATCTGCTCTATCAAAATATTCGCGCTCCGGGTTTGCAAACAACGACAGGAACAATAGCACCAAGCGGGATTCAAATAGGCAATGGGTCAAAACTTGTCTCTGTTGAAAAGTCCTTTGATGAAGGTGCAATAAAAATCACAAACAAAGACACAGATATGGCAATAATGGGCAAAGGTTTTTTTAGAATCCAACTGCCTGATGGCAACATAGCATATACCCGTGATGGTACCTTTCGCCGCAGTGCGGATGGAAGAATAGTCACTTCGGAAGGATTGCCCTTGTTACCAGAAATCGTTGTACCAGCAAATACCTTGCATTTAGGCATTGCTATCGACGGAGTCGTTTCAGCAAAAGTCAGTGGAGAGTATGAGCCACGCAATTTAGGCCAAATTCAATTGGCAAATTTCATAAATCCTGCAGGTTTAAATTCTATGGGACGCAATCTTTACACTGCAACACCTGCTTCGGGAGAAGCTTTAGTGTCAATACCAGGTGAAAATGGTGTGGGCACAATTGATCAAGGTGAACTTGAAACCAGTAACGTTAATATTGTAGAAGAAATGGTGCAATTGATTGTAGGGCAACGCGCTTATGAATTGAATAGTAAAGTCATAAAAACCGGTGATGAGATGTTAGCTTCAACCAATCAAATGAAATAA
- a CDS encoding flagella basal body P-ring formation protein FlgA yields MLALPPQIYIEYKNLASDQIRAEIQKDLIAQVLKKNGFEENVIIENQLQKNPSEKDFILNVNCLQCNSLGSEENEIIFSSIHKSNTKNNYTVEYTFEVNSNKNKISLWKIAVTDKKLIYYISAKQNLQVNTILSANNIEIKTCLTGDDKCSLKMSYVTSQEAIEQLKLFMNKKTNKDLKIGQEIEMKNLSQEILVHTGEKTRISYKPSNALTIQTHGKALSNGGLGEIIRVQISDWFEKNASFRPTGIIEGTVIAPGEVEYAIK; encoded by the coding sequence ATGCTTGCATTGCCTCCACAAATCTATATTGAATATAAAAATTTAGCGAGCGATCAAATTCGTGCAGAAATTCAAAAAGATCTTATCGCGCAGGTTTTAAAAAAAAATGGCTTTGAAGAAAATGTAATTATTGAAAATCAATTACAAAAAAATCCATCGGAAAAAGATTTCATTTTAAATGTCAATTGTCTACAATGTAATTCTTTAGGATCTGAGGAAAATGAAATTATTTTTTCTTCTATTCATAAATCTAACACAAAAAACAACTATACTGTAGAATATACATTTGAAGTAAATTCAAATAAAAATAAAATTTCACTCTGGAAAATTGCTGTTACTGACAAAAAATTAATTTATTATATATCAGCAAAACAGAATCTGCAGGTAAATACAATTTTAAGCGCAAATAACATTGAAATCAAAACGTGTCTCACAGGTGATGATAAATGTTCACTTAAAATGTCATATGTAACTTCCCAAGAGGCAATCGAGCAATTAAAACTTTTTATGAATAAAAAAACGAATAAAGATTTAAAAATAGGCCAAGAGATCGAAATGAAAAATCTATCTCAAGAAATTCTTGTACATACAGGTGAAAAGACCCGAATAAGCTACAAACCTTCAAATGCGCTCACCATACAAACACATGGAAAAGCTCTCTCTAATGGTGGACTTGGAGAAATAATTCGTGTTCAAATAAGTGACTGGTTTGAGAAAAATGCTTCTTTTCGCCCTACGGGGATCATTGAAGGAACAGTGATTGCACCAGGGGAGGTTGAATATGCTATCAAATAA
- a CDS encoding flagellar basal body P-ring protein FlgI gives MRVLLNFSMIGNAFFLFISILFHAPLTAQENELPVRLKDLVEVRGVRGNSLSGIGLIVGLQGTGDSKASLATNRATSTVFKRLGMTVEPTEVITKNIAIVVVTAVLPAFARVGDKLDVRISSMGDAQSLEGGTLLLTTLSAVDGQVYATAQGTISQGTSMAGAEGGTGQATRGSTTKTVSLTNTGTVEKEFLSTFISNNNIELSLKNADFTTATRIAKALNDTFGEFIADPINAGLISVKVPNKVTRNNPSFNPVAFMSILEQIKVTPDSMAFVVINERTGTIISGSNVVIEPVAISHGRLEIQVGKKNYKVGEMPAVTSVSDLVRALNNLGAGPKDIVSIIQTLEIAKAIKAQIKLM, from the coding sequence TTGAGAGTTTTATTAAACTTCTCTATGATAGGAAATGCTTTCTTTCTCTTTATTTCGATATTATTTCATGCTCCTTTAACAGCGCAAGAGAATGAACTTCCAGTCAGATTAAAAGATCTGGTTGAAGTCCGTGGCGTAAGAGGCAATTCCCTTTCTGGAATCGGACTTATCGTGGGACTGCAAGGAACTGGCGATAGCAAAGCGAGTCTCGCAACCAACAGAGCAACGTCCACAGTCTTTAAACGCTTGGGTATGACTGTAGAACCCACCGAAGTCATAACAAAAAATATTGCGATCGTTGTCGTAACAGCTGTTTTACCTGCTTTTGCTCGTGTAGGTGACAAACTCGATGTCCGTATTTCAAGCATGGGAGATGCGCAAAGCTTAGAAGGAGGCACTCTTTTACTGACAACTTTGAGTGCAGTGGATGGACAAGTATATGCTACTGCACAAGGAACGATCAGTCAGGGCACTTCGATGGCGGGAGCTGAAGGTGGAACAGGACAAGCTACCCGCGGTTCAACCACAAAAACTGTTTCTTTAACAAACACAGGAACTGTAGAGAAAGAGTTTTTATCCACTTTTATTAGCAATAATAATATCGAATTAAGTTTAAAAAATGCCGATTTTACAACCGCAACACGAATTGCAAAAGCTCTGAATGATACCTTTGGCGAATTCATAGCCGATCCAATCAATGCAGGACTCATTTCAGTTAAAGTTCCAAATAAAGTTACAAGAAACAATCCAAGTTTTAATCCTGTCGCATTTATGTCGATCTTAGAACAAATTAAAGTAACACCTGACTCAATGGCTTTCGTTGTCATCAATGAACGGACGGGCACAATTATTTCTGGAAGCAATGTTGTCATAGAGCCTGTCGCTATCAGCCATGGCCGATTAGAAATACAGGTTGGCAAAAAAAATTATAAAGTGGGTGAAATGCCTGCTGTTACTTCAGTCTCTGACCTCGTCCGTGCCTTAAACAATTTAGGTGCAGGTCCTAAAGATATTGTCTCAATTATTCAAACATTAGAAATTGCAAAAGCCATAAAAGCTCAAATTAAACTCATGTAA
- a CDS encoding rod-binding protein, whose product MRIGSQDILQKMKSNADPSINQPSQTVKDLSKKEQKLRDAENVAKEFETLYIDMMIKSMRQTAKPEDESNAHDIFQGMLDGEYAKVMADAQSFGIRDLILNWMKENDPELNPNIKLPNDKDGITATKKELNKASELMDKIKNDSYMSKLAIEQYKMGMEK is encoded by the coding sequence ATGCGTATTGGTTCTCAAGATATCTTACAAAAAATGAAGAGCAATGCAGATCCATCAATCAATCAACCTTCTCAAACAGTAAAAGATCTATCAAAAAAAGAGCAGAAATTAAGAGATGCAGAAAATGTAGCAAAAGAATTTGAAACTCTTTATATCGATATGATGATAAAAAGTATGCGACAAACTGCAAAGCCAGAAGATGAAAGCAATGCTCACGATATTTTTCAAGGCATGCTTGATGGCGAATATGCGAAAGTTATGGCAGATGCTCAAAGTTTTGGTATACGCGACCTCATATTAAATTGGATGAAAGAAAATGATCCTGAACTCAATCCAAACATAAAATTACCAAACGATAAAGATGGGATTACAGCAACTAAGAAAGAACTCAATAAAGCTTCTGAACTCATGGATAAAATAAAAAATGATTCTTATATGTCGAAATTAGCGATTGAACAATATAAAATGGGAATGGAAAAGTAA